From a single Fusobacterium pseudoperiodonticum genomic region:
- a CDS encoding phage portal protein, which yields MRKANINKLNQELKTEELKYKIEAIKQQRKFLNYSQSGASTTKIAFKGMYNSLDTTKDDIEDNKEILMARSRQLFMGNPISRGAILKIRTNVIGDGLKLKSRINNFLLKLPIDEVERIQKEIESIWELWSDTTECDIQGDLTFNQLQDLAMITYLMDGECFVNLPYHQRKDELFDLKVQFLDSYYCESQDTNDYLYEGVETDEKGVIKAYHFKDKNYQYTRIPVFDSTGRKQILKLMEKERVGQVRGVPLLAPALETLSQLSRFSNAELMNAVVSAMFTAFIKQDNNTGNTGKIGGVGEGMFQKPNGNTRTYEGTELSMGYGNFGVLEPGQDLVFANPNRPNSKFEMFFNAQLKQIGTALEIPFEVLLSSFNASYSASRAALLEVAKMYRRRRKWMSRSFCQPIFEQVIEEAVLKGYINLPGFLENPIMKKAYLKAEWYGNSQGQIDPVKEVTASILKIKNGLSTTEREAMELNGSDWNENLNQQAIEIKKKKEVGLDGYIKPSKKE from the coding sequence ATGAGAAAAGCTAATATAAATAAATTAAACCAGGAACTAAAAACTGAAGAACTTAAATACAAAATAGAAGCTATAAAACAGCAAAGAAAATTTCTTAATTATAGTCAATCTGGAGCAAGTACAACTAAGATAGCTTTCAAAGGAATGTACAATTCTCTGGACACTACAAAAGATGATATTGAAGATAATAAAGAAATCTTAATGGCTAGATCTAGACAGCTTTTTATGGGAAATCCAATTTCAAGAGGGGCTATTTTAAAAATAAGAACAAATGTTATTGGAGATGGTCTTAAGCTAAAAAGTAGGATTAACAATTTCTTATTGAAACTTCCAATTGATGAAGTTGAAAGAATTCAAAAAGAAATAGAAAGTATTTGGGAATTGTGGTCCGATACTACAGAATGTGATATTCAAGGAGATTTAACATTCAATCAACTACAAGATTTAGCTATGATAACTTACTTAATGGACGGAGAGTGTTTTGTTAATCTTCCATATCATCAAAGAAAAGATGAATTATTTGATTTAAAAGTTCAGTTTTTAGATTCATATTACTGTGAATCACAGGACACAAATGACTACTTGTATGAAGGAGTAGAAACAGATGAAAAGGGAGTTATAAAAGCCTATCACTTTAAAGATAAAAACTATCAATATACTAGAATACCAGTCTTTGATTCAACTGGTAGAAAACAAATATTAAAGTTGATGGAAAAAGAGAGAGTAGGACAGGTAAGAGGAGTTCCACTTCTTGCTCCAGCTCTTGAGACATTGTCGCAACTTTCAAGGTTCTCTAATGCTGAATTAATGAATGCAGTTGTCAGTGCAATGTTTACAGCTTTTATAAAACAAGATAATAATACAGGAAATACTGGAAAAATAGGTGGAGTTGGAGAAGGAATGTTCCAAAAACCTAATGGAAATACAAGAACATATGAAGGAACAGAGTTAAGCATGGGTTATGGAAATTTTGGAGTATTAGAACCAGGACAAGACTTAGTTTTTGCAAATCCAAATAGACCAAACTCAAAGTTTGAAATGTTCTTTAATGCACAATTAAAGCAAATAGGAACAGCTTTAGAAATTCCATTTGAAGTTTTATTATCTTCATTTAATGCTAGTTATTCAGCATCAAGAGCTGCATTACTAGAAGTAGCTAAGATGTATCGTAGAAGAAGAAAATGGATGTCAAGGTCATTTTGCCAACCAATTTTTGAGCAAGTAATTGAAGAAGCAGTTTTAAAAGGATATATAAATTTACCAGGATTTTTAGAAAATCCAATTATGAAAAAAGCATATTTAAAAGCTGAATGGTATGGAAATTCACAAGGTCAAATAGACCCAGTAAAAGAAGTAACTGCATCTATTTTAAAGATTAAAAATGGACTATCTACAACGGAAAGAGAAGCAATGGAGTTAAATGGTAGTGATTGGAATGAAAATTTAAATCAACAAGCTATTGAAATAAAAAAGAAAAAGGAGGTTGGCTTAGATGGATATATTAAACCAAGCAAGAAAGAATAA
- a CDS encoding phage terminase large subunit family protein, with translation MYKRTRELIKECLRILRQPPLVSIMEWANQYRVLDTTSAKEVGKFNVERTPYMIEIYEKITKGETKQVTLMMAAQLAKSELIINTILRYAHLDPCPMLIVQPTDEMARSFSKERIQPAINNSVLNTIIKEPSKKDSGNTVTHKMFPGGYIAFVGANSPSKLAARPIRNIFLDEVDRYPKSSGNEGSPISLAKKRTSTFDDITKHIITGTPTVKGSSEIEDEYNNSSQAEWYIPCPNCKKEQTFKWGNIKFEPDGSNVRMVCPHCGKAFTEKEWKKGNEKTGRWIHKYPERTKNLGYHLNGLASPFRNWESIVQEWLEIKGDVEKLKAFINTVLAETFEQEYSGKKDPKKLIKRTREKYSYIPDKVLILTAGVDIQDSWVAIEVVGWGLGYESWGIEYIILNGNMNQSEIWERLDRVLDKEYFYQNGDKLKIFASCIDTGGHHTQKVYDFVSPRQYRRIIGIKGLGGENVPINNGFRKTKNKEIDLLSIGSNALKDIVSGRLDARINEEGYCHFNGEYGKGYDLEYFKSLTAEIKVQENKKVVWKKIQTRNEGFDCRCYATVPFSIFRIEPENLVNLSRADLLELSIKGFLEQKKKEINIDKKGVEV, from the coding sequence ATGTATAAAAGAACCAGGGAATTAATAAAAGAATGTTTAAGGATATTGAGACAACCACCACTTGTAAGTATTATGGAGTGGGCTAATCAATATAGAGTTTTAGATACTACATCAGCAAAAGAAGTTGGTAAATTCAATGTTGAAAGAACACCATATATGATAGAAATATATGAAAAAATAACAAAAGGAGAAACTAAGCAAGTTACATTGATGATGGCAGCACAATTAGCAAAGAGTGAGTTAATCATCAATACAATTTTAAGATATGCTCATTTAGATCCTTGTCCAATGTTAATAGTTCAACCAACTGATGAAATGGCTAGAAGTTTTTCAAAGGAGAGAATACAACCAGCCATAAATAACTCTGTACTTAACACTATTATAAAAGAACCTAGTAAAAAAGATTCTGGAAATACTGTTACACACAAAATGTTTCCAGGAGGATACATAGCTTTTGTTGGAGCTAATTCACCATCAAAATTAGCTGCAAGACCTATCAGAAATATATTTCTTGATGAAGTGGATAGATATCCAAAGAGTTCAGGAAATGAAGGGAGTCCTATTTCACTTGCTAAAAAAAGAACTTCTACATTTGATGATATTACAAAACACATTATTACAGGAACTCCAACAGTGAAAGGTTCATCTGAAATAGAAGATGAATATAATAATTCAAGCCAAGCTGAATGGTATATTCCTTGTCCTAACTGTAAGAAAGAACAGACTTTTAAATGGGGTAACATAAAATTTGAACCTGATGGAAGTAATGTAAGAATGGTCTGTCCTCATTGCGGTAAAGCATTCACTGAAAAAGAGTGGAAAAAAGGTAATGAAAAAACTGGAAGATGGATACATAAATATCCTGAAAGAACAAAAAATCTAGGTTATCACTTGAATGGGTTAGCTAGTCCATTTAGAAACTGGGAATCTATTGTTCAAGAATGGCTAGAAATTAAAGGAGATGTTGAAAAATTAAAAGCCTTTATAAATACAGTTTTAGCTGAAACATTTGAACAAGAATACTCAGGTAAAAAAGATCCTAAGAAACTTATTAAGAGAACAAGAGAAAAATACTCTTATATTCCTGATAAGGTTCTAATTTTAACAGCAGGAGTAGATATTCAAGATAGCTGGGTAGCGATAGAAGTTGTTGGTTGGGGGCTTGGATATGAAAGCTGGGGTATTGAATACATTATCTTAAATGGAAATATGAACCAATCAGAAATATGGGAAAGACTAGATAGAGTTTTAGATAAAGAATATTTTTATCAAAATGGAGATAAATTAAAGATTTTTGCATCTTGCATTGATACTGGAGGACACCATACACAAAAGGTTTATGATTTTGTAAGTCCTAGGCAGTATAGAAGGATAATTGGAATAAAAGGTCTTGGTGGAGAAAATGTTCCAATTAACAATGGATTTAGAAAAACTAAAAATAAAGAAATAGATTTATTATCAATTGGTTCTAATGCACTAAAAGATATAGTTTCTGGAAGGTTAGATGCAAGAATTAATGAAGAAGGTTATTGTCATTTCAACGGAGAGTATGGCAAAGGCTATGATTTGGAATATTTTAAATCCTTAACAGCTGAAATAAAAGTTCAAGAAAATAAAAAAGTAGTTTGGAAAAAAATTCAAACTAGAAATGAAGGCTTTGACTGCAGATGTTATGCAACAGTTCCATTTTCTATATTTAGAATAGAACCTGAAAATTTAGTAAATCTTAGTAGAGCAGATTTATTAGAATTATCAATTAAAGGATTCTTAGAACAAAAGAAAAAAGAAATAAACATTGATAAAAAAGGAGTTGAAGTATGA
- a CDS encoding terminase small subunit, producing MSKLDNFNEKQLKVLEIYVELELIKFSRKKKDIYDEIQKRTKYNKNTIISWINRYLTQYKEIRAEVVEKRNSKICNFEGLTEKQTKYVIYRMSGIGKEEAKIKAGYSENTKAANIEKSPKIATKITELREILFQDTELGILSIATRLNKILNSAIDGVDIIEYIDESSPDGHTVSKRVRKDKPLLAGVAAARELNSMLGYRVVDEVKLKATLNSENDTAVSDDDFE from the coding sequence ATGAGTAAATTAGATAATTTTAATGAGAAACAATTAAAAGTCTTAGAAATATATGTGGAACTGGAACTAATAAAATTTAGTAGAAAGAAAAAAGATATCTATGATGAGATACAAAAAAGAACTAAATACAATAAGAATACAATAATTTCTTGGATAAATAGATATCTTACACAATATAAGGAGATTAGAGCAGAAGTAGTTGAAAAAAGAAATTCAAAAATATGCAATTTTGAAGGCTTGACAGAAAAACAAACCAAGTATGTTATATATCGAATGTCTGGAATTGGAAAAGAAGAAGCAAAGATTAAAGCTGGATATAGTGAAAATACTAAAGCAGCTAACATAGAAAAAAGTCCAAAGATTGCAACTAAGATAACAGAACTAAGAGAAATCCTATTTCAAGATACAGAACTAGGGATATTAAGTATAGCAACAAGATTAAATAAAATTTTAAATAGTGCTATAGATGGAGTAGATATCATTGAATACATTGATGAGTCTAGTCCTGATGGACACACAGTAAGCAAGAGAGTACGAAAGGATAAACCACTATTAGCTGGAGTAGCAGCAGCAAGAGAGCTTAACTCTATGCTAGGCTACAGAGTAGTTGATGAAGTGAAGCTTAAAGCTACACTCAACAGTGAAAATGACACAGCTGTGAGTGATGATGACTTCGAATAA
- a CDS encoding DNA modification methylase, with the protein MEITKINLDVLKENPNNPRKSTDSQINLYRNLLDRFGCVFPIIVDSNNYVVSDYAKVEAAKILGLTEIECIYIENLTEDEIQTIRIGEARAIELGEWDYQKLFEELTKLGENLDLTGFNIDEIEALLPVEILDENEIKEIDIPELEEKHFSKQGDIWLLGKHRLMCGDSTNLEDVKKLVNNETMDLMVTDPPYNVNYEAKNGNKIKNDNMSSENFYSFLLEFYKNSFEVMRTGAAYYIFHADSETKAFRGALEEAGFKISQCLIWVKNQFVLSRQDYNWRHEPCLYGWKEGAAHYFIKDFTQDTVIEKDLKSIENYSKKELINILKQLLKEQESIIRENKPQRNDVHPTMKPIKLIARLIHNSSKKEWNILDLFGGSGSTLIAAEQLNRKSFLMEYDPKYADVIVKRYRTLGKLDITLLREGKEYKWEDIKDELISEA; encoded by the coding sequence ATGGAAATAACTAAAATCAATTTAGATGTTTTAAAAGAAAATCCAAATAATCCTAGAAAAAGTACAGATAGTCAAATTAATCTATATAGAAATTTATTAGATAGATTTGGTTGTGTATTTCCAATAATAGTTGATTCTAATAATTATGTTGTTAGCGATTATGCAAAAGTAGAAGCAGCTAAAATATTAGGACTAACAGAGATTGAATGTATTTACATTGAAAATTTAACAGAAGATGAAATACAAACAATAAGAATTGGAGAAGCAAGAGCAATAGAACTAGGTGAATGGGATTATCAAAAGCTATTTGAAGAACTAACAAAGTTAGGAGAAAACCTAGATTTAACAGGATTTAATATTGATGAAATAGAAGCATTATTACCTGTTGAAATTCTTGATGAAAATGAAATAAAAGAAATAGATATTCCTGAACTTGAAGAAAAGCATTTTTCAAAACAAGGGGATATTTGGTTATTAGGAAAACATAGATTAATGTGTGGAGATTCAACTAATTTAGAAGATGTTAAAAAATTAGTCAATAATGAAACTATGGACTTAATGGTCACAGATCCACCATACAATGTAAACTATGAAGCTAAAAATGGAAATAAAATAAAAAATGATAATATGAGTTCTGAAAATTTTTATAGCTTTTTATTAGAATTTTATAAGAATTCTTTTGAAGTTATGAGAACAGGTGCAGCTTATTATATTTTTCATGCCGACAGTGAAACAAAAGCTTTCAGAGGAGCATTGGAAGAAGCAGGTTTCAAAATATCACAATGCTTAATATGGGTTAAGAATCAATTTGTTTTATCAAGGCAAGATTACAACTGGAGACATGAACCTTGTCTATATGGTTGGAAAGAAGGAGCAGCACATTATTTTATCAAAGATTTTACACAGGATACTGTAATAGAAAAAGATTTAAAATCAATTGAAAATTATAGTAAAAAAGAACTTATAAATATTTTAAAACAATTATTAAAAGAGCAAGAAAGCATAATAAGAGAGAATAAACCACAAAGAAATGATGTTCATCCAACAATGAAGCCGATAAAATTAATAGCTAGATTAATTCATAATTCTAGTAAAAAAGAATGGAATATTCTAGATTTATTTGGTGGGTCAGGAAGTACTTTGATTGCAGCTGAGCAATTAAATAGAAAATCATTTTTAATGGAATATGATCCTAAGTACGCTGATGTAATAGTTAAAAGATATAGAACTTTAGGTAAGTTAGATATTACTTTGTTAAGAGAAGGCAAAGAATATAAATGGGAGGACATAAAAGATGAGCTAATCAGTGAGGCATAG
- a CDS encoding helix-turn-helix domain-containing protein: MKLNEKEMIELGNFLAEKRKEKGYTLEELRLKLQSKGLIIEKSDIQRIENAERKLPNPILLCHLANIYEFDIIEVYKKIGYLPKKERNISYNIAEEIKNDYSVTLEQNENTQQIKIYSSLSLALGKFSDIENSDEYTLSLPINEINSNNRIIGVKEKNNKIIIIKKDEEVKNNEIGAFYFNKSWIIAVKKISNRDEIFLIDNKKDYPIYVRETDNFKEMGKVICEINMI; encoded by the coding sequence ATGAAATTAAATGAAAAAGAAATGATAGAACTAGGAAATTTTTTAGCTGAAAAAAGAAAAGAAAAAGGTTATACACTTGAAGAGTTAAGATTAAAACTTCAATCAAAAGGTTTAATCATTGAGAAAAGTGACATACAAAGAATTGAAAATGCAGAAAGAAAATTACCTAATCCCATTCTACTATGCCACCTTGCTAATATTTATGAATTTGATATTATTGAAGTATATAAAAAAATTGGATATCTTCCTAAGAAAGAGAGAAATATATCTTATAATATTGCTGAAGAAATTAAGAATGATTATTCAGTAACATTAGAACAAAATGAAAATACACAGCAAATTAAAATATATTCATCATTGTCATTAGCATTAGGAAAATTCTCAGATATTGAGAATTCTGATGAATACACACTTTCATTACCAATAAATGAAATAAATTCAAATAACAGGATAATTGGTGTAAAAGAAAAAAATAATAAAATAATTATTATAAAAAAAGATGAAGAAGTTAAAAATAATGAAATAGGAGCATTTTATTTTAATAAAAGCTGGATCATAGCTGTTAAGAAAATTTCAAATAGAGATGAAATATTTTTAATTGATAATAAAAAAGATTATCCTATTTATGTTAGAGAAACGGATAATTTTAAAGAAATGGGAAAAGTTATATGTGAAATTAACATGATATAA
- a CDS encoding helix-turn-helix domain-containing protein translates to MYKSKLRYLMADKKIDSIKNLAELTGVSRPPLDKLYKEKDLETLSLDVLARVCKYFNCKIEDLIEYIQDNTQD, encoded by the coding sequence ATGTATAAATCTAAATTAAGATACCTAATGGCAGATAAAAAGATAGATTCTATAAAAAATTTAGCAGAATTAACTGGAGTTAGTAGACCACCACTTGATAAACTTTATAAAGAAAAGGATTTAGAGACACTTTCATTAGATGTTCTTGCTAGAGTATGTAAATACTTTAATTGTAAAATAGAAGATCTAATAGAGTATATCCAGGATAACACACAAGATTAA